GAGCCTAGCTCTCCAAGTCATTTCAAGATCTGTTAAAGGCTGCATGCCTAACACTAATGAACATTAAAGCAGCTTTATTCCAGTATTGGGGAATGGACTCTTGATAAGTTCAGATCATGGAAGGCTATTAGAAAGACGGCCTGGATAATGCAACCTGCTGTTGTTGCCTGTTCTCATACCAGCCCATGGGGGAAGGTGGTCAAAAATGTCTTGCTGAAAGGAATGTTGACACAATGTGTTCTGTGAAGCTGTGTACCATTTGTATTTGTTCCTCTTCCCTTTTTGTCTGCATCGCCAATACAATCGTTATAATTCAGAAATGTGCTGTGTTTTTGGCTTAGAATGATGAATTTCCCAGAGCTCTGCTGTGTATACAAAGTGGCCTAAGAAGGGAGGGTAAAACTGCTCTGGCTTGAACACTTCGTAAAGAAATTAATACAGCTTGATATAAGCCCTGGACAGTACGCTGTTGGCTTCCATGAGACTGAGCTTCACCTGGCAACATGTGCCCACCACAGAAACATTATCAGGATTTATTATCAAGCTCATTTTGATCAGTGGAAGATGGGCCATTCCACGAGTCCCATTATTATAAACATATAAACCAACACAGCCTTCATTCTTGGCGCAATTATTTCCTAGTCACAGCAAAGAGGCAGAAGATAGACCCTCTTCCAAGCGGAAGATGGTATTTATTCAAATTGTGGAATTAGTTTATTTGCCCTTTGCCAACCCCAGGAAATTATTCTGCCCTGTACTATTCCCAGATGCTCCACCTATGCTCCTCAGTGGGAGAGGAAGGCATTGAGGACCTTGGAAATAAAGAGAGGGAGGGCTTGGTGTCTATTGAATGGGGGGACTGGGAGAAAAGCTTTGTAGTGGCAAAGGTTTCATTTTCAAAATGCTTGAGCTACTGAAACAATCTGAGGGACCGATTACACACAGGTGGCTTCTTAAGAACAGGAAATGGCAGCATTACTGATTATTCACCACAGAATAATGGGACGGCTCCAACCATACTTCAGCCTCTTCTCCAAAATAGCTTCTGCTGTGCTAATTTTCCTCAGACTTCAACAGCAGGGACTGCTGAGGCCATTATGATTTGGAGGTGTCTTGAGAGCACTGGCTTGGAAAGCCGATCACGCCCTCGTGATAGTCTGGTGAGGGAAAGAAGAGGTTATCACAGTCACGGCATGAGGGGATCTCGGCAAAAGCTGCTACATCGTCCAGCAAGTGTAAATAACGACAAGCAGCAGCACGAGGGCCACTGAGAGGGCTGCGTTCTTGCGGTTTTCATGGCGAAGCGCTTTCAGTTCTTTCtctgaaaagagaaaaaacacaggTGCTACTTTCGTCTCAAAATCAACCACAACCTCTGTTTGGGGGAAATCAAGTTTTCTTGCTCCAGTGTCTTGCCATATTTGTGAGCCTGATAAAAACTGGATTTTAGACCTCTCCCAGACAGCCGGTCATCTAAGACAGGCCTGTTTCATTTCTTTAGTGCCTCTACTGCTGTGGAACTGGCAGTGTTTAAGCTTTCTAATGTTCTTTAAGCTAttgccttacacacacacacacacgaatgtgTTTGCATTTCTCCATTATAAGTAGAtgtgctctccctctctcagctacATGCCTTACTTGACACAGAAGAACAAGAAGCCTGGATGAGGGGCACGACAGAGTCTAGAGGCCTTGTTATAAACCACTGTCTGAGCTTTCATTTATCTCTCTGCCTGAAGTTTTTGTAAATTTTACAAAGGGAATAAAATAATCActcttttagaggaggaaactcaAGGTGTAAAATATCCCTCAACCTGCTGCATTAACCTGACTTTCGCAATCAGCCTGTGGCTTCGGCTTAATCCTGTTACGGGTAACTGGAgagcagaaaaaggaaagcagttgTTGCACAACCACCAAATGTGGTGCTCTCATTTAACCCATAGAATGATTGCAAAATGACTTATGCTGGTGGGATTGCTTTGGTTTGTGAGAATAAAAGTTATGTCTCAGCAGCATGCTCATTGAATTCGATCCAGATGGTTGAAATGTAACTTTTTCTTAGTCCAGCTGCTTAGGAGGTAGGATAAGGAGCTTAAAGGATATTCAAAATCTTTATATTCCTACTTAGGTTCTTAAAGGAGGTCCACAAATCTTAGAGTCTTGCTTAGGTCCACAAGCCTTGGTTTTAAGCCTAGTTTTCATAAACCTGCTTGCAGAAGAGCTCTGTGTAACTCAAAATGCTTGCTATGTAGTCCTAAAACAATTACATGGGACATATGAGCTGGCTTTACTGACACGTACAAACATTTTACTTCAATCCACCTCTGTCATTGAACATATTGAGCCAGTGGAAACCTGCTGCTTCAAAAGGAATTACTAGTTGAGGCAGGCAAGTGCCTCCCTGCCTAACTATATGACTAGTTTGAATTATGGGATGAGAAACTGCGGTCTGAGGGACTGGATGCAGCCCTCTTGATGTGGTTCTAGTCAGACACTCCCTCTTGCTGACCCTGCTCCAATGTCTTAGCTGGGATGCTGTTTTGAGCTGCCTTACTGCCTGGATGGAGATTGTGTGGTGTgaattttgtgtggctggaatgtagcctactgtgcaaagagAGTTGCATTCATTGCTTCTCCCAGTTTTGTCTCTGGCTTTGCCCATCTGTGCCCCAGCTGTTTGGCTAAAGAAGGTGGAGGGTTCCAGGGGAATTTATGTTGTTTGCCAGCTTCTATGCAACTGTTCCCATCTTAGCCATTCCCCAGACCTGAGGGCCCAGGCAACGTAGGGCATCTCAGCCTAGCCCTGCCTCGcggggtggttgtgaggatgaagTATTCTGTCCtaaattccttggaggaaaggtggggtgtaagtCTAACATAAAGAAAGCTAGCTCCAGTTTAATTGAGAGCCTACTCAATAGCTGTGCCGCCGCTGCCTTGCTACACCAACCTTGGGCTGCTCCACAGCAATCAAGCCTCTCCAGAGGCAATTTCAGCGCTTTTGTAATTTCTGCGAGAGGTTAGACCATAGCGACTGCTTATTTGACAACAGAATTATTGTCACTGACTGCAGCAGCGGCAGAGGTCAGAGCGCAGCTCGGCGTGCGACTGCCAGAGGAGTATAATTTTAATGGGAAGTTTCAGGTGTTAATACGACAGCTCAGGCGGATGTCCCTTTGTATTTGCTGCTCCCCAGGGAGACAGCTTTAACTGAGATGAGCCCATTGCATTAAAATGGGACAGAAAGGTCTTCAGCCCTTGACTGGAGGCTGGTTCTCACTGCATCTATGGTGCTCTGCTCCCTTCACTGACCGACCGTGCATGTTGGCTATTTAGAAACAGGATCAACTACATCAGGAAGGCAGAGAAATATTTTAGATCAGACACTGGGAGGAATTTTCCAGTTGTGTTCTGTGGCAGGGAGGTGGTGAAATGTCTTCCTTTGAGTTTTTCTAAGAGTCTCTCAGGAATCTATCATGGATAATAGTGGAACAACTTAGTCATGGAAGCTGGGCCACATGATCTCATTGCGTCCTTTCTAACACCAGGGACCCATTTCACCTGTTTAaggtttcctttaaaataaaaaagggaacaaCTGCAGCCAAGTACAGCTCCCTAAAAAAGTTTACTTGCATGCTACCATGCACACGCATGCCAATTTCAACCTTTAGGTACAACTTTGTGCAGTGCAATGTGTGATGTGGCTTTCTGATAGACCCAGTCCTGGGGTTATTTTCAAATTCAGAGGGTGGGAGAGATCTCTGGAGCAAATGAGATTTACAACaagccagcaggtggcagcacaaCCTAAAGAGCTAAGGATAGATAGTGGGCTAATGAAGCAATTATCAGGCTTTCCTGACCACAAGCAGAGAGTGAGCTTTGAAGTAGTTCTCATCCATAGTAGCATGGACTAATGGAAGGGAAGCAGTAGTCTTGCTGCAAGGAGGGCTTCCTCTCTGCACCCTTTCTTTGAGATAACTAAGAACAAAGTTAGCAACATGGCGTAGCAGAAGTGCAAGGAGGTTGCCGTACTAGggttttgctttcttgcattttaaAAGGCCCTAGAAGTACAGTCAGAAATCCTCCATCTCTAGCCAAGAAGCTagacatttttaaaatcacatgggGGGGAGGAGATCTATAGGAAGGAAGTATGTCACTCAGCCCCAGTGCTGATATGGCCAATAGCCACTCTTGCTGTCACCATGATATCATACATGCAGCAATTTCAAGTACGATGTATGAACTACTTGAGGAAATGCAATCATAGAATACTAAGGACTGGATGTTCAGGGAATTGAGTTTTCCTGCTGTTGGGGCAAATAAGGGAGGGAAGATACTTTGGTTCCTTTGCCCAGCAACCAACAACCATATTCCTTGGTGCCAGGGCTTTTAAGTGGGGATCGCAATCTTTGTTTCTCACAATTAGACTGTTAACTTTGCCCTTGCCTTTCCTTGCAGCTATCCATGCCATTTCCTTTTTGCCCCAAGATGCTGGACCATAGGCCTACATGAGGCAGGGTTTACAACCACAGTCTGAAATGAACAGTCACTGTCTGCTAAATGGCCAGAGCCTCCTTGACCAAAGGCTTTATCCAAActctttcccccctgccccatccTTGTTGTTGTCCCCCATTATTTCTGGTGCATGTACATTCCCACCCTTCTTCAGAGATCCCACAAAAGCGAATCCTTAAGGGCCATCTTCTTATCAGGAGACTACTTTGCATTTGATGCAGAACGTATTTAATGGGAGTGCAAGCAACCTTTATTTTCTCACCAGGGGGCACCCAGAACTTGGAAGTCTAGCAGTTGCAAAATTGCTTCCTCTTCTGTACACCAAACAAATCAAGGCCTGAAGAATTACATCATACATCAGCCAAGCCAGCAAAACGGTTAACGAAACTATCGGCTCTCTCAATGAACAAGAGAAATGTTGAGATCTGACAAATTGTTTTGCATTCCTATTAGTAAAAAGCAGGATTTCTATCAGGATGTGTAGGATTTGGCCTTACTGTGTCTGAAAGAGCTTAATAACCTTGGATTTATAAGGCTCCGTTTCAGGAAATTCTCTTTTTGAATGAGCAATTTTTAAGTGTATTTGTGTGTGATACGTTCAGCAAATTCTAAAAATCAAATCACCTTGGAAAAGAGGCTAAATGCATTAGTGGCATTCAGTGAACGTAGACACTAAAGTTAAGAGGAACAACACCTGTTCTGGGCAACTGCAAAAGGTCCAAGCTACACTTGACTTTAGAGTAACTTTCCCCCTGGAGCAGTGTAGTGGGTTGGGGTGTCTCAGCTAGGAGATAGGAAGTACCTGCTTCAAATCTAACCTTGGCCATGCATTTGCTAGATAACCCTAGGCAAGGAAACATCATTTATCTGCAGCCATTCTCCACCTCAACCCCCCAACGCAACACTCTGTTATGATCCActagccctgtttttttttacccATTGCTTTTCTGCTCTCATTTTACCTTTTCAAGCTGAAGTAGTCAACACCCTTAATTTACACTGTTTAAATGGAAATGTATATTCTTGCAAAAATTAGGGGTTTTACTGCGGAATTCTAATACATAAATTCTGGCAAGGAGCGCTTAAACTCTGTTTCGGAAGGCATTTATGATCTCTGCATTAAAAAACAGTTTTCCCTGAGCGTATGGGCAGTTGAATGAATTACTTTAGTTTCACAGCTCCTCCCTCTCGTGAGCCTGTGAATTAATGGTATGTCTTTGGGGAAAGCAGTTTCTAAAGTTACTCATTCCTTACCATAATTTTCAGCTTTGGTTGCtagcagatctctctctctttccagtgaCTTTCTGCAAATATGTGAGAATGATTATTAGATATTATGAAACTTGTGCAGTGAAATAAAGTCTTCCCCACGGCCGGCTGAGAGGATACTCTGGCACCTAGACTTTAAGGCCTCTGTAGTTATCACAAACTGTCCGGACTGTATCACTACAGGTGGGCACCACTCAtaggattatttttatttcatttattacatttacataccaccttttcttccaaggaactcaagtggtgtgcatggttctctctccccccccccccggttcatcctcacaacaaccctgtgaggtaggttaggctaagagatggtgactggcccagggtcactcaaTGAGTTGAGGGCTGCTGGGGATTCCAaactctgctctcccaggtcatagtccaacactctaaccattacaccacactggctctccatgcaAAAACTGACATGGCAGGGAGGAGGGCTCTAGCCTagcctgttttgtttgttttacatgcAGAGACTTCCATCAcgtgactctccccccccccctctgcaggTCTCAAGTATATTCTggggtgggcagacttcaggcttgtgggatctactttATTTCTACTAGAACCTTTACATGTCACTGGTAGCTTAGACAGGCAGACTTGTGCTAGGCCTTAAGCACTTGGATCAGATCAGGAATATGTGATCAGTAAGAGAAGGAAGCTCATAAATCCTTCTTATGTTGTTCTCCAATTGTTGTTTTTCAGCAATCAAATTCCAGCGGGAAAGCTTTTTAGGTTTTGCTACTGTTGAATCGTTGAAAGGCGGAAGCCCTTGCCAATCCGTGACAAATCACAAAGAGATCTGCCCTAGAATAGATACCACTGGTtccgctagctagggatgatgggagttgtagtccaacaactggggacccaaggttgagaaacactgatctacAGTATAGTGCAGATACTGGTTTACCTTATCTGCCGCCTGCGAGTTATCCTCAAGTCAGCTCCCTTCCACAGGGTTCTAACAAACTGGGGGAGCTTAAATCAGCCTTGTAAATAACCCTACCAAAGTAACTAGCCTGCTGACAGTTGGCAGAGGAGGGACAgagagctgcatttctgcactggATGCAGAATTTAGCCTCCCCACTTTGCTTCCATGCCATTCCCGCTACTCAACAGCATGCAACAGCATGATTGCCTCCCAAGAGAGTGCTTAAATACACACATTTCTTCATCAGAAAATAAATACATCCTCGGAGTAGGATCTCTCAAGGAAATATTATTGCCCTTTCTTTCCAAGTCTACTCATCTCAGTCAGAAATCCTGACTGCTTCATCCCGGATGAAGTTTCCAATCTGCCACTTCTGAGTAGAAAATTGCAGAGTCTTGCATGTAGTTTAATGTTCGAGGGACATATGCACATCTGTTTCCCCACATTAGGTCATCTTGCCTGAATCTAGTAGAAGCCCTTACTGAACAGCTGCACTGCTTTTCCACAGCACATCTTCTAAGGAGAGGAACAAATCTACAGCTTTGCATTGTTAGCTGCACAACATGATTAATTAATCCATAGTTTAAagcacaagaacaaaacaaattgcCTGAAAGTAGCACCTGCAGCAACAGTACAGTTCCAATAACAGCGGAGAAGACATGCAGCAGCCACTGTGTGGCTAGAAATAAACAGACACCATCAAATTGGCTGCTGGTTCTGAGAAAGCCCTGTGGTGTAGTTGGGGAAGGCAGGGGGCCTAATAGGGTTTGTTTCCCCCAGAGAGTAAAGCAGGAGACGTGTAAATAAAGCCAAAGTAGACTGCAGAGTGAGTTAAAGGAAGTGCACAGAATGTGTTGATGTTGGGAAGGGCATGCAGAGAAGGACTCTTAGAAGTACCATACATCAAAGGAGGAAGAATGGGAGACATCAGCCAGGGTGGGGAGAAATCTGGCCAATTCTAAAGCAGCTATTGAATGGCTACTGTAGAAGACAAAAGGCTGGCAAAATTGCAATGGGGGATTAGAAAGAAATGGAGCCAACTTCTTAGCAATTTGTTCATAAGCATCCAAACTAGCCAGTCCCTCCTGTTTGCTGCCATTACCCTCCTTCTGGCCCAAGATTCTCTGGTCCAAAAAGAATTTATCAAGGAAAGGTGATAAATTAAGAGCATATTAAGGCTCAGAGTGCATCCGCACAGGTTACACCACAAACAAAAAGCAGCAAAGGGCAGGCTTTAGTTTGGCTCTCATTTCACTCCCCCTGTTCAAAATTGTCTCTTTTTCAGAGCAAACTGTAGCCGGGGATCTCATTAAATCTCTGCTCTGTCCAGAGCTGTTTGCAATCAGCAAACTTCGCCCACCAGTGGTTTGCATGAGCAACAGACACTTCCATGATGCACGAATGAGCTCTTTGAATTCCCACTAGTACCTTCCCTCAGGAGTCAGTTCTTCTCTCCGTAGCTTAAAATccaactcttccaagtcctcTCTGCACTGGGACAGCTTCTCCTCCAGGGTGTCTATCtgaaacacacataaaacaacacCAGGAACGAATGACTAGACTCTTCACCAACCGCTCAAAATGCCCACCTTGGGTTTGACTGGCGACTTGAAAAATGTTCCAGCTGTCCCACCCTCCAACAGAAAGAAGCAGGAAGACAGCTGCAGGTTGTATTCCCAGGCTGTTAAAGCAACAGGCAGATCCTCTTGGTTGCTACTCACCCCCTAAAAAcacacatctcaagtgtcaaaagcagGGCAAAGAGGTTCAccttcagcattcaccaaaagctgTATCTTGAAGGTGCTTTGTGGGACACACCTTTGTGGGAAGAGAATTCCCCAACTCggggctgctgcagagaaggccctctctggcTGCCACACCCACAAGCAGGCACCTCTGCCAATCTTGACAGCCAAGAGGGTCTTGTAGGGAAGGAGGTAGTCTTTTCAGGTATTTGAGCCTGATTGTTTAGGGCTTCCAATATAATGTAAGctccttgaattgggcctggaaaagAACTGGCAAcctgtgcagctgttttaaaataggTTATATTAGATCTGAAGGGAACCTCAGCCAGCAATCTGGTGGTGAAGCTCTACTCAGCATCCCTTCCTGCAAATGGGCCTGCAATTAAGTTGGTTGCCATCAGGGCTTTAGAGACACTAACTGGCACAAGGTTACTCTCCAGTAACAGGACTGCAAAATCCTCATTTTACAAATGTGGCAGAGAGACAATTAGGCAGAGGATACCCGAACAGCAGGGTAAGCTTGCTTTATGGTGGGTCTCCAGTGCTGGAATCAATATGGCATAAAGGGGCAAGAAACATGTAGCTCTCATGCTAATTAaaaagtgccccccccaaaaaatattccaAGAATTGCAGTATCAAGGGATAGGTTTTCAAATGGTAGAAATATCACTTAAGATGCCTGATTCCCAATAAAACTCAACCTGAGGTTGGCATTAAAATGCCAtctgtagctttaaaaaaatgttacactaaggGATGCTTTGTATTACACTGATAATCGCTCTGTAAGAAAAACAGAAGACGCCATTCCTTGTATGGCAAGAACAGATTCCAATCCAGCAAGGGGGAACAAGGCATAAAGAAGCAGGTTTGCACAAAGACAGAACTGATGGCAGTGCATATCTGGGTTTGCATTGGGATGATAATCCAGGCTGGCCTCACTGACTTTTGATGAAGATTAGAAATAAACATTCTTTTTCATGGACCATGAGTTGTGTGTGAATAGAGCAGAATCAGGGCAAGAGTATTCATTTGCCATCAGTACAGATTGGGACACAAATGTCTGCTTCTCAATTCATCTATTTTTAGGAAATAAGTACTCTCATTGCACCTAAGAGGCAATCACTTCTATATATGCTAATATATATGTATTTCTGCatggagatcatagaattgtagagttggaagggaccctaagggccatctaggacaaccctctgcaatgcaggaatctcagctaaagcatccatgacagatggctacccaacctctgcttaaaaacctccaaggaaggagctaCTTAAATAGCTATTTCCATGTTAAGATTTAACATTACACCCACTGAAAGCATGAGGAAATGAACATTCATAGCCAACACTT
Above is a window of Lacerta agilis isolate rLacAgi1 chromosome 3, rLacAgi1.pri, whole genome shotgun sequence DNA encoding:
- the CCDC167 gene encoding coiled-coil domain-containing protein 167 gives rise to the protein MPKKQGERVGVAQEIDTLEEKLSQCREDLEELDFKLRREELTPEGRKSLERERDLLATKAENYEKELKALRHENRKNAALSVALVLLLVVIYTCWTM